The following proteins come from a genomic window of Microtus ochrogaster isolate Prairie Vole_2 unplaced genomic scaffold, MicOch1.0 UNK39, whole genome shotgun sequence:
- the LOC101994747 gene encoding serpin B4 isoform X2 produces the protein MHLLAEATTKFTLELYRQLRETENNIFYSPISIMTALGMLLLGAKGNTRQQIEKVLQFNGATEKTTKKSPDCHDETSENVHDQFQKLMTQLNKSHGAYDLKAANGIYGAKKFPFLQEFLEDIRKFYQANVESLDFVHAAGESEKKINSWVERQTNGKIKDLFPNGSLSSSTALVLVSAVYFKGQWDHKFDEKHTTEGKFWLNKDVQAKIVEIPYKGKELSMFILLPNEIDGLKKLEDNLTTDKLIQWTSPQYMNMIELYLSLPRFKVEEKYDLPAPLEHMGMVDAFSAENADFSGISDNQDLVVSKVLHKSFVEVNEEGTEAAAATGVEVSLTSASITEDFAADHPFLFFIKQNKTNSILFFGRMSSP, from the exons ATGCATTTGCTTGCTGAAGCAACTACGAAATTCACACTTGAGCTGTACCGGCAGCTCAGGGAAACAGAGAACAACATCTTCTACTCCCCGATCAGTATCATGACAGCATTAGGAATGCTCCTGCTTGGAGCCAAAGGAAACACTAGACAGCAAATTGAGAAG GTTCTTCAATTCAATGGAGCTACAGAgaagacaacaaaaaaatctcCAGACTGTCAT GATGAAACATCAGAAAATGTCCATGACCAATTTCAAAAGCTTATGACTCAACTAAACAAATCCCATGGTGCTTATGACCTGAAGGCTGCCAATGGTATCTATGGAGCAAAGAAGTTCCCATTTCTCCAG GAATTTTTGGAAGACATTAGGAAATTTTACCAAGCCAATGTGGAATCACTTGATTTTGTACATGCTGCAGGAGAAAGCGAAAAGAAGATTAATTCCTGGgtagaaagacaaacaaatg GAAAAATCAAAGACTTATTTCCAAATGGGAGCCTGAGCAGTAGCACTGCGCTGGTTCTCGTGAGTGCAGTGTATTTCAAAGGACAATGGGATCACAAATTTGATGAAAAGCATACTACAGAAGGAAAATTTTGGCTTAATAAG GATGTGCAGGCCAAGATTGTGGAAATACCATACAAAGGCAAAGAGCTGAGCATGTTTATCCTTCTACCAAATGAAATCGATGGTCTGAAGAAG cTTGAAGATAATCTCACCACTGATAAGTTAATACAGTGGACAAGCCCACAGTATATGAACATGATAGAGCTGTATTTATCCTTACCTCGATTCAAAGTGGAAGAGAAGTATGACCTCCCGGCTCCACTGGAACACATGGGGATGGTGGATGCTTTCAGTGCAGAGAACGCCGACTTCTCAGGCATCAGTGACAATCAAGATCTCGTGGTGTCTAAAGTTTTACACAAGTCCTTTGTGGAAGTAAATGAAGAGGGGACAGAAGCTGCAGCTGCCACGGGGGTAGAAGTGTCTTTAACATCAGCATCAATAACTGAAGATTTCGCTGCTGATCACCCTTTCCTATTCTTCATCAAGCAAAACAAGACTAACAGCATCCTCTTCTTTGGCAGAATGTCTTCTCCTTAA
- the LOC101994747 gene encoding serpin B3 isoform X3, producing the protein MHLLAEATTKFTLELYRQLRETENNIFYSPISIMTALGMLLLGAKGNTRQQIEKEFLEDIRKFYQANVESLDFVHAAGESEKKINSWVERQTNGKIKDLFPNGSLSSSTALVLVSAVYFKGQWDHKFDEKHTTEGKFWLNKNTSKSVQMMIQKNEFNFNRLEDVQAKIVEIPYKGKELSMFILLPNEIDGLKKLEDNLTTDKLIQWTSPQYMNMIELYLSLPRFKVEEKYDLPAPLEHMGMVDAFSAENADFSGISDNQDLVVSKVLHKSFVEVNEEGTEAAAATGVEVSLTSASITEDFAADHPFLFFIKQNKTNSILFFGRMSSP; encoded by the exons ATGCATTTGCTTGCTGAAGCAACTACGAAATTCACACTTGAGCTGTACCGGCAGCTCAGGGAAACAGAGAACAACATCTTCTACTCCCCGATCAGTATCATGACAGCATTAGGAATGCTCCTGCTTGGAGCCAAAGGAAACACTAGACAGCAAATTGAGAAG GAATTTTTGGAAGACATTAGGAAATTTTACCAAGCCAATGTGGAATCACTTGATTTTGTACATGCTGCAGGAGAAAGCGAAAAGAAGATTAATTCCTGGgtagaaagacaaacaaatg GAAAAATCAAAGACTTATTTCCAAATGGGAGCCTGAGCAGTAGCACTGCGCTGGTTCTCGTGAGTGCAGTGTATTTCAAAGGACAATGGGATCACAAATTTGATGAAAAGCATACTACAGAAGGAAAATTTTGGCTTAATAAG AATACTAGTAAATCTGTCCAGATGATGATACAAAAAAACGAGTTTAACTTTAACAGACTGGAGGATGTGCAGGCCAAGATTGTGGAAATACCATACAAAGGCAAAGAGCTGAGCATGTTTATCCTTCTACCAAATGAAATCGATGGTCTGAAGAAG cTTGAAGATAATCTCACCACTGATAAGTTAATACAGTGGACAAGCCCACAGTATATGAACATGATAGAGCTGTATTTATCCTTACCTCGATTCAAAGTGGAAGAGAAGTATGACCTCCCGGCTCCACTGGAACACATGGGGATGGTGGATGCTTTCAGTGCAGAGAACGCCGACTTCTCAGGCATCAGTGACAATCAAGATCTCGTGGTGTCTAAAGTTTTACACAAGTCCTTTGTGGAAGTAAATGAAGAGGGGACAGAAGCTGCAGCTGCCACGGGGGTAGAAGTGTCTTTAACATCAGCATCAATAACTGAAGATTTCGCTGCTGATCACCCTTTCCTATTCTTCATCAAGCAAAACAAGACTAACAGCATCCTCTTCTTTGGCAGAATGTCTTCTCCTTAA
- the LOC101994747 gene encoding serpin B4 isoform X1 — MHLLAEATTKFTLELYRQLRETENNIFYSPISIMTALGMLLLGAKGNTRQQIEKVLQFNGATEKTTKKSPDCHDETSENVHDQFQKLMTQLNKSHGAYDLKAANGIYGAKKFPFLQEFLEDIRKFYQANVESLDFVHAAGESEKKINSWVERQTNGKIKDLFPNGSLSSSTALVLVSAVYFKGQWDHKFDEKHTTEGKFWLNKNTSKSVQMMIQKNEFNFNRLEDVQAKIVEIPYKGKELSMFILLPNEIDGLKKLEDNLTTDKLIQWTSPQYMNMIELYLSLPRFKVEEKYDLPAPLEHMGMVDAFSAENADFSGISDNQDLVVSKVLHKSFVEVNEEGTEAAAATGVEVSLTSASITEDFAADHPFLFFIKQNKTNSILFFGRMSSP; from the exons ATGCATTTGCTTGCTGAAGCAACTACGAAATTCACACTTGAGCTGTACCGGCAGCTCAGGGAAACAGAGAACAACATCTTCTACTCCCCGATCAGTATCATGACAGCATTAGGAATGCTCCTGCTTGGAGCCAAAGGAAACACTAGACAGCAAATTGAGAAG GTTCTTCAATTCAATGGAGCTACAGAgaagacaacaaaaaaatctcCAGACTGTCAT GATGAAACATCAGAAAATGTCCATGACCAATTTCAAAAGCTTATGACTCAACTAAACAAATCCCATGGTGCTTATGACCTGAAGGCTGCCAATGGTATCTATGGAGCAAAGAAGTTCCCATTTCTCCAG GAATTTTTGGAAGACATTAGGAAATTTTACCAAGCCAATGTGGAATCACTTGATTTTGTACATGCTGCAGGAGAAAGCGAAAAGAAGATTAATTCCTGGgtagaaagacaaacaaatg GAAAAATCAAAGACTTATTTCCAAATGGGAGCCTGAGCAGTAGCACTGCGCTGGTTCTCGTGAGTGCAGTGTATTTCAAAGGACAATGGGATCACAAATTTGATGAAAAGCATACTACAGAAGGAAAATTTTGGCTTAATAAG AATACTAGTAAATCTGTCCAGATGATGATACAAAAAAACGAGTTTAACTTTAACAGACTGGAGGATGTGCAGGCCAAGATTGTGGAAATACCATACAAAGGCAAAGAGCTGAGCATGTTTATCCTTCTACCAAATGAAATCGATGGTCTGAAGAAG cTTGAAGATAATCTCACCACTGATAAGTTAATACAGTGGACAAGCCCACAGTATATGAACATGATAGAGCTGTATTTATCCTTACCTCGATTCAAAGTGGAAGAGAAGTATGACCTCCCGGCTCCACTGGAACACATGGGGATGGTGGATGCTTTCAGTGCAGAGAACGCCGACTTCTCAGGCATCAGTGACAATCAAGATCTCGTGGTGTCTAAAGTTTTACACAAGTCCTTTGTGGAAGTAAATGAAGAGGGGACAGAAGCTGCAGCTGCCACGGGGGTAGAAGTGTCTTTAACATCAGCATCAATAACTGAAGATTTCGCTGCTGATCACCCTTTCCTATTCTTCATCAAGCAAAACAAGACTAACAGCATCCTCTTCTTTGGCAGAATGTCTTCTCCTTAA